CTTCTTTGAAGGTCTTACCCACCTCCCGAACCATCAGCCGCACCAGGGTCTCTTTCTCCCGCATCAAGACCCCGGCCAGGTTCATCAGCACCGCTCCACGCACCGGCGCCGGGGTGCGCGACCAGTCCTGGAAGGCTCTTTGCGCAGCTTTGGCGGCTTTTCGCAGGGTTTCTTTGCTGCCTTCGGGAAACCGCGCAATCAGGTCGTCGCGGTCGGAGGGGTTGTGCCGCTGCAACACCCGGCCTTCAAAAACCTCTTCCCCCTCGATTAGATGACCGATCTCCAAGGTTTTGCCATATTTGCTTGGGTATGTTTGCATACACTACTCCCCTGAGTTCAGTTTTGCCCGCAAAGCCGCTACCGTAGCGGGGGGTACCAGCTTCGACACATCGCCTCCATACCGAGCAATCTCCTTGATCATGGTCGAGGAAACAAACGACCAGCGGGTAGCCGCCATGATGAAAAAAGTCTCGGGGTGGTTGCCGTACTGGCGGTTGAGGTGGGCCATCTGAAGCTCGTTCTCGTAGTCGGAGACGGCCCGCAAACCCTTGACGATTACCTTCGAGTTGACCTGCTTCATATAGTCGGCCAGCAGGCCCGTGAAGGTATCTACCTCCACGTTGGTAAGCCGGGCCGCGCCCACAGCCTGGCGAATAATCTCCACCCGCTCGTGTGGGGAAAATAGCCATAAGCCCCTTTTGGAAGGGTTCTCCAGCACCGCCACGGTCACTTTGGCGAAATGCCTCGAGGCCCGTTGAATTACGTCGAAGTGCCCGTTGTGCAAAGGGTCGAAGCTCCCCGGATAAACCACATGCATGATGCCTCGCTTTCGCGCAGTATCTTCACACAGCCAAGCCCACAGCGTCAAACGCCCCAAAGCCGCCTTTAGGTTGTTTCGGCTTCCACTGCCTCGGCTTCGATGATGCTGAGGGTATTGAAGCCATACTCCCGGCGCTCTCCCAGGGGCAGGGTCAGGTCGGTGGGGTGTTGCAAAATATACAACCCCTCTGGTTCGACCAAGCGGGCCTCGAGCAACCGGGCAAAATCTTGCAATAGGTCGTGGGGATAGGGCGGGGCCATGAAAGCCACCGTAAAGCGTAGACCCTGCCGCTTTGCATCCAGCAAGTAGCGCTCCACAGCCACCCCTTCGATCCGAACCTTGAGGCGGGCCTTGGCGGCGTTCTCGCGCAGGTACCGAATGGCCTGGGGGTCTTTCTCCACCAGGGTGGCCTCGAAACCCTCCGAGGCGGCCTCGAGGCCAACCGCACCACTGCCCGCATATAAATCCAGGAAGCGGCCCCTGCGGGGGTAGCGAAAACGCAAATAGTCGAACAGGGCTTTACGCAGCCGCACCGGACTGGGCCTGGCCGATTCCGGCACCTTGAGCACCACCCCTTTGGCGGTTCCACCTAGGATTCGCAGCACGGCCACACCCCGGGGTTACTGCCCCGGAACCCGGGTCGGAATCTGCACCATGTCCGGGCTACGGAACCAGATCTGGCACTGCACATTCTGGGTTTGGGTCGGCTTGACCCGCACCTCAAAACGGCTGCTGGCGCCATGGGCCAGGCGCGGCATGGCAATGGGGGCCGAGTTGGTACCATAGACCCGGCGGTTGGGTACTCCGTTCACCGTGGTAACCGCCTTGTCGGTAACCCGCAGGTTGATACGCACATTGTTCAGGGTTTGCCCGGACTGATTGACCACCGTGCCTTTTGCCACCATTACGCCGCTGGCATTGAGGGCGCAACTCCACTCGCTAACCCGAAGCTTGTAAACCGTACCCTGGGCCTGCACCAAGCCCAACAGCAACCACCCGATAAGCAAAGCAGATCTCATGGCCCCATGCTACCAAAGCGAGCGCCTTGAGCCATAACCTGCATTGAGGTGCCCGCCAGACTTATCCCGCCCGAGCTTTGAACTTTAGCGAGGGCTAGGAACCAGGGTGGCGATCTGAATTACTCGAGGGTTGCGAAACCATAGCTCACACCGATTGAGCGAGTCAAAACCGGTGCGCACCCGCACCTCGAAGAGCGCCCTTTCACCCGGCATTAGGTTGCGGTCTTGCAGCACCGCCGAGTTGCTGGCCATGCGCAGCCCGGGCCCTATCACCCGCACGCTGGCCCGCAGGTCTTGCAAGGGCCGGGCACTGATATTTTTCACCGTGCCTTGCACCAGTACCCCCCTGGCAAAAGCCTTACAGCTCCAGGAAAGAACCTGGAGGCGATAGGTACTGGACTGCCCCAGCGCCAAACTTCCCAGCACCAGGGCCAGCAACACAAATATCCGTCGTTTCATGTTTACAAATCTCAGGTTTAGACCGGCTCGCTCGCAGACGGTGTCTTGTATGCAGTCTACTGCCGCCTCGAGTTTTGCAAAACGTTATTTGAAGCCTGTGAGAGCGGCCTCCCACCTTAATCGCTACGGTGGTTTTTGCAGGCGGAGCGCTTGCACGAATACCCACCTCACCTGCAGCAAGCTTATTGGGACTACCCTACGAGCCCTCGCGTGGGTCGTAGGGATGCTATGGGCAATCCGGGTCAAAACACTAGGGCTACAAATATGGTCGAGGAGACTGGATTCGAACCAGCGACCCCCTGCTCCCGAAGCAGGTGCGCTACCAGGCTGCGCTACTCCTCGGCATCGGCATATGAGTATAGGGCGGACTCGAGGCTTTGTCTAGCCAGGGCTTGCACCGCTCTGGTTAGGTGCGGCTAAAGCCCGGTTTAATGAAAACCTCAAACAGCCCAAGGTTACAAAAAGCGTATCATGAAGGTTGGTTGCATAAAGGCGCTTGTCTGGGACTTTTCCTTTGCATCACACTGCAACAAGGAGTGCTTTGCATGAAACGCTGGTGGAGCTTGCTACTGATAGCCTTGCTAATCGCATGCGACGGCAGCGGGGCCGGAACCAACCCAAGCCGCACCGGCCGCTGGTCTGACCCCCAGACCTGGCCTGGCGGGCAGGTTCCCCGTGCGGGCGAAGTGGTTACTATTCCTGCCGACCTGGCCGTTGTGCTGGACGTGAGCCCACCGCCGCTGAAGGGCATTAATGTATACGGAATCCTGCGCTTCGACGACAAAGACCTGGAGCTGAGCGCCGACTGGATTATGGTGCACGGCAAACTCGAGGTCGGCACCCCCGAGCGCCCTTTCCGCAAGCGCGCCGTCATCACCCTTACCGGCAACAACCCCAGCGAAAACCAGATGGGCATGGGTACCAAGGTACTTGGGGTGATGGGTGGAACTCTAGATCTTCATGGGGAACCGCGCAAAGGCTGGACCAAGCTGGCCCAGACCGCACCCAGGGGGGCCACCCAGATCACCGTACTGGATGCCCGCGACTGGCGAGTGGGAGACCGCATCGTGCTGGCTTCTACCGACTACAACCCCCACCAAGCCGAAGTACGCACCATTACAGCGCTCAACGGCAACACCCTCACCCTAGACCAACCCCTCCAGTACCCGCATTTTGGCCAGATTACCTTTGGGGTAGACCAGCGCGGCGAGGTGGGGCTGCTCTCGCGCAATGTGGTGGTGCAGGGCGACGAATCCTCGAGTACCACCGGTTTTGGCGGCCACATCATGGGCATGATAGGCAGTACCCTACGGGTTTCGGGGGTGGAGCTCTTCCGCATGGGGCAGCTCGACCAATTGGCCCGCTATCCGTTCCACTGGCATCTGATGGGCCAGGCGCCCGGGCAGTACATCAAAAACTCTTCCATCCACCAAAGCTTCAACCGCTGCGTGACCATCCACGGCACCAGCGGGGTCGAGGTAGTCGGCAACGTAGCCTACGACAACCTGGGCCACTGCTATTTTCTGGAAGACGGGGCCGAGACCAAAAACCTTTTACAAGACAACCTGGGTATCCTGACCCGCAAACCCGACCCCAACAAGGGCCAGAAAGGGGTCATCCCCACCGACCGTACCCCTGCCACGTTCTGGATTACCCATCCAGACAACATCGTGCGCAACAATGTGGCCGCGGGCTCCGACCACACCGGCTTCTGGTACGCCCTGCCCGAACATCCCACCGGGCCTTCGGCTACCCTCACCGTCTGGCCCCGCCGCACCCCACTGGGTGAGTTTTCCGGCAATGTCTCGCACTCGAGCTGGGACGGCCTGATGGTAGACCGGGGCCCCAACCAAGAAACCCTCGAGGCCGAACCCACCATCTACAACCCCCGCACCAACCCCGCCGACACCCAAAACCAGTACGACAACACCAAAAACCCGCCTGTGGTGGCCGTTTTCCAGAACCACACCGCCTACAAACACCGCGGCAACGCCATCTGGCTGCGCGGCACCAACCACAAGGTGGTGGGGGCCAAACTGGCCGACAACGCCATCGGCGTTACCTTTGCCTCCTGGGAGACCACCCTGGAAGACTCGCTGGTGGTGGGCGATACCGACAACAAAGGCTACCCGGAAAGCTGGGAGTTCCGTGGGGTGGATGGACGCAGCCTGCCCAGGCCCTGGGCCGCTAGCAGTGGTGGCCCCATTGCCGACAACTTCCCCATCCGCGGCTTCGAGTTCTACGATGGCAAGGTTGGCTTCCGTAATGTGGAGTTTGTGAACTTCCAGCCCCTGCAAATCCAGAATGCCCAGGGCAGCCAGACCGCTACCCGCGAGGCCGGGGCCCTGAGCTACCTGCGCTTTACCGCTTTCGACATAGACAGCCGCAACTTTGCCGAGGGCGCCCGCTTTACCAACGCCAAACCGGTCTACCTGCCTCCCAGACCAGAGCCCACCCCTGAAGAAGTCGCCGAGCACGAAAACGCCGATGGCTACCGCGGCAGCGTCTTCATCGATGCCGATGGTTCCGTTGGCGGGAGCCGGGGATACGCCATCGTGCTCAACCATCCCTTTTTGCTCGACACCAACTGCAACCTCCGGGCCGAGTGGAACGCTAGTATCTGCAACTACAGCTATGGACGGCTGCACATCCTGAACGAGAGCGGCGGCGACATTGCCCCGGTCTCCCTCACCCGACAAGACGGCAGCAATCCGGTCTTCCGCATGTGGGGGGCCCCCAACAACCTGAACTTCTTTGGCGCTACGGTCATTAAGAATCGAAGCTACGCGCTGAGCCTAACGGGTGCCATGCCCAGCAAGCTGAAGCTGCGTTTTGCCGATAGTGCGCCGGGAGACTTCATCACCCTTACCCTGCCTTATAGCGGCGAGCCCAGCATCTACCGCGACTACTGGATTGACAACCGCAACAAGCTACCCCGTGCCGCTTCTAAAGCCGAGTTCGATAGCAGCAACGGCGACCGTTATTGGAGCGAAGGGGGCAGGGTTTTTGTGAAGCTGGTTGTACGCGACCAGCCCGGCCGCGACTGGGCGGTGCTGGACATCTGCGCCAACGACCTTTGCCGCTAGAGCCTGCCCGCCTATCCCTGCGCGGCCACCGTCCGCTCGAGCAGCAAAGCTTTCAACCCTTCTTCGTCCAACACCTTGACGCCGAGTTCCTTGGCCTTGGTTAGCTTGGAGCCGGCCCCAGGCCCGGCCACCACGTAGTCGGTCTTCCGGCTCACCGAGCCAGATACTTTGGCTCCTAGGGCCTCGAGTTCCCGCGCCACCTCATCCCTGGGGCGGGACAGCTCGCCAGTAAGCACAAAAGTGAGTCCTTCCAGGGCGTTGCTTTTTTGCCTCTCTCTGGCCTCAAAACTAACCCCGGCGGCCCGCAGGCGCTCAATAAAACGGCGCATCTCGGGCTTGGCCAGGGCGCTATGGATGGCCTGGGCGGTGGTCTCGGCGATGTCCGGCACGGCATCGAGTTCCTCCACCGTGGCCGATAAGATTCGGTCTAGGTGCCCAAACCGCTTGGCCAGGGCCCGGGCGGTGCTCTCCCCTACCTGTGGGATGCCCAGGGCAAACAACAACCGCTCCAGACCCCGGTTTTTGCTGGCCTCGATCTGCTCGAGGAGGTTTTGGGCGCTTTTTTCCCCCATGCGCTCGAGCGCAGCCAGGTCTTCTTTTTTGAGCCGGTAGAGGTCGGCGGCATCGCGCACCAGACCGGCCTCGAGGAGCTGCTCGATGAGCTTCTCACCCAAGCCCTGGATGTCCATGGCCCGCCGGCTGGCGAAGTGACGGATGGACTCAAAAGCCTTGGCCGGACACAACGGATTGGGACAAAGGTGAATCTTGCCCGACAGCACCAGCTCGCTGTGGCACTCTGGGCAGTGGCGGGGCCATTCCACCGGTTTTTTGCCCCGCGGGGCCTCGGTAACCACCCGCAGCACCTCGGGAATCACCCCGCCGGACTTGTGCACCAGCACCGTATCCCCGATGCGCAAACCCAACTCCTGCACGTAGCTTTCGTTGTGCAAGGTAACCCGGCTGACGGTGGAACCATCCAGCAGGATGGGCTCGAGTTCGGCCACCGGTGTGACGCGCCCGGTACGCCCGACCTGAAATACCAC
This genomic stretch from Meiothermus sp. harbors:
- a CDS encoding RsmD family RNA methyltransferase — its product is MLRILGGTAKGVVLKVPESARPSPVRLRKALFDYLRFRYPRRGRFLDLYAGSGAVGLEAASEGFEATLVEKDPQAIRYLRENAAKARLKVRIEGVAVERYLLDAKRQGLRFTVAFMAPPYPHDLLQDFARLLEARLVEPEGLYILQHPTDLTLPLGERREYGFNTLSIIEAEAVEAETT
- the ligA gene encoding NAD-dependent DNA ligase LigA, yielding MSSIKQRIAELREQIRYHNYRYYVLNNPEISDAEYDRLLRELKELEEAHPELVTPDSPTQTVGSSILETPFTPVPHPTRMYSLGNAFSQADMVDFEQSINRALGSEEPREYVLEYKIDGLSINLIYESGVFRRGLTRGDGQVGEDVTPNLLAVPDIPRRLPQALDLEVRGEIYLPIRAFLELNARLEEEGETPFKNPRNAAAGSLRQKDPRVSASRGLRGLFYGVGRPENFGVPTQHDLLKKLEQLGFSVEPHYRVVRGIEQVEAGYQAMLAKRRELPFEADGVTVKLNQLSLWAELGYTAKTPRFAIAYKFPAEEKPTRVLNVVFQVGRTGRVTPVAELEPILLDGSTVSRVTLHNESYVQELGLRIGDTVLVHKSGGVIPEVLRVVTEAPRGKKPVEWPRHCPECHSELVLSGKIHLCPNPLCPAKAFESIRHFASRRAMDIQGLGEKLIEQLLEAGLVRDAADLYRLKKEDLAALERMGEKSAQNLLEQIEASKNRGLERLLFALGIPQVGESTARALAKRFGHLDRILSATVEELDAVPDIAETTAQAIHSALAKPEMRRFIERLRAAGVSFEARERQKSNALEGLTFVLTGELSRPRDEVARELEALGAKVSGSVSRKTDYVVAGPGAGSKLTKAKELGVKVLDEEGLKALLLERTVAAQG
- a CDS encoding G8 domain-containing protein, which gives rise to MKRWWSLLLIALLIACDGSGAGTNPSRTGRWSDPQTWPGGQVPRAGEVVTIPADLAVVLDVSPPPLKGINVYGILRFDDKDLELSADWIMVHGKLEVGTPERPFRKRAVITLTGNNPSENQMGMGTKVLGVMGGTLDLHGEPRKGWTKLAQTAPRGATQITVLDARDWRVGDRIVLASTDYNPHQAEVRTITALNGNTLTLDQPLQYPHFGQITFGVDQRGEVGLLSRNVVVQGDESSSTTGFGGHIMGMIGSTLRVSGVELFRMGQLDQLARYPFHWHLMGQAPGQYIKNSSIHQSFNRCVTIHGTSGVEVVGNVAYDNLGHCYFLEDGAETKNLLQDNLGILTRKPDPNKGQKGVIPTDRTPATFWITHPDNIVRNNVAAGSDHTGFWYALPEHPTGPSATLTVWPRRTPLGEFSGNVSHSSWDGLMVDRGPNQETLEAEPTIYNPRTNPADTQNQYDNTKNPPVVAVFQNHTAYKHRGNAIWLRGTNHKVVGAKLADNAIGVTFASWETTLEDSLVVGDTDNKGYPESWEFRGVDGRSLPRPWAASSGGPIADNFPIRGFEFYDGKVGFRNVEFVNFQPLQIQNAQGSQTATREAGALSYLRFTAFDIDSRNFAEGARFTNAKPVYLPPRPEPTPEEVAEHENADGYRGSVFIDADGSVGGSRGYAIVLNHPFLLDTNCNLRAEWNASICNYSYGRLHILNESGGDIAPVSLTRQDGSNPVFRMWGAPNNLNFFGATVIKNRSYALSLTGAMPSKLKLRFADSAPGDFITLTLPYSGEPSIYRDYWIDNRNKLPRAASKAEFDSSNGDRYWSEGGRVFVKLVVRDQPGRDWAVLDICANDLCR
- the coaD gene encoding pantetheine-phosphate adenylyltransferase, with product MHVVYPGSFDPLHNGHFDVIQRASRHFAKVTVAVLENPSKRGLWLFSPHERVEIIRQAVGAARLTNVEVDTFTGLLADYMKQVNSKVIVKGLRAVSDYENELQMAHLNRQYGNHPETFFIMAATRWSFVSSTMIKEIARYGGDVSKLVPPATVAALRAKLNSGE